From Luteococcus japonicus, one genomic window encodes:
- a CDS encoding class I SAM-dependent methyltransferase — MEITCPVCSRQTTARPLVPAAHPSHRYLLCDGCGTGHLEHAPERPEDLYTEDYFVEGGELAGYVDYEADERWHRINARARLRRLHHALGLAHIPGRLVEVGSATGFFLDVAREAGWQTHGVEASTWAARRARDKGHDVTDQLATLDVDPVDAVCFFQVLEHMPDPAGALREAARRLRPGGVVLCETWDVNSATARRAGARWQQLSPPSVLWLFNRDAMSHLARETGLEMVNWRTTTKWVSVATVLGQSVPIVGRGRAGRALRTAGRWAAVRYPLDDLVTFTLVKRDMSRSAD, encoded by the coding sequence ATGGAGATCACCTGCCCGGTCTGCTCGCGGCAGACCACCGCCCGCCCCCTCGTGCCCGCCGCCCACCCGTCCCACCGCTACCTGCTGTGCGACGGGTGCGGAACCGGCCACCTGGAGCATGCCCCCGAACGGCCCGAGGACCTCTACACCGAGGACTACTTCGTCGAGGGTGGCGAATTGGCGGGCTATGTGGACTACGAGGCCGACGAACGCTGGCACCGGATCAATGCCCGGGCTCGCCTGCGACGGCTGCACCATGCCCTGGGCCTGGCCCACATCCCGGGGCGACTGGTGGAGGTGGGCAGCGCCACCGGATTCTTCCTCGACGTCGCCCGCGAGGCGGGTTGGCAGACCCACGGCGTCGAAGCCTCCACCTGGGCCGCACGACGAGCCCGCGACAAGGGGCATGACGTGACCGACCAGCTGGCCACACTGGATGTGGACCCCGTGGACGCCGTCTGCTTCTTCCAGGTCCTGGAGCACATGCCCGATCCCGCCGGAGCCCTGCGGGAGGCAGCCCGACGGCTGCGTCCCGGTGGTGTGGTCCTCTGCGAGACGTGGGACGTGAACTCCGCGACTGCCCGCCGTGCCGGGGCCCGATGGCAGCAGCTGAGTCCCCCGTCCGTGCTGTGGCTCTTCAATCGCGACGCAATGTCACACCTGGCCCGCGAGACCGGGCTCGAAATGGTGAATTGGCGGACCACCACGAAGTGGGTGAGCGTGGCCACCGTGCTGGGCCAGAGCGTGCCCATCGTCGGCCGCGGCCGGGCGGGGCGAGCGCTGCGTACCGCGGGCCGCTGGGCGGCGGTGCGCTATCCGCTGGATGACCTTGTCACATTCACCTTGGTCAAACGTGACATGTCAAGGAGTGCCGATTAA
- the wecB gene encoding non-hydrolyzing UDP-N-acetylglucosamine 2-epimerase, whose amino-acid sequence MNHISEKVLVVLGTRPEAIKLAGVIRALGEDAAVIHTGQHYDENMWGRVLNDLAGVSVTDHIAIGGRTRGEQVGLATQELTRYLVQHPARAVVVQGDTNSTLAGALAANMLGIPVIHVEAGLRSHDRTMPEEINRILVDQVAELCCAPVEPNAEQLRTEGVSEDRIAVTGNTLSDALSTLQIDEAERTHLMARYGVESDGYVLSTIHRAGTVDDREKLTALLKGLAAVAERTTVLLPLHPHTRKNIASWGLEAELGKITVIEPLPPKEFVTLEAHAGLIISDSGGVQEEACLFRRPLLVVRDSTERPELLDGWCRLLGDEDPTTAMVQAWDVSAGWREQLANRDFPYRTDEVSAGIVDQINSRWPAAHHGHEHDA is encoded by the coding sequence GTGAACCACATCAGCGAAAAGGTCCTGGTGGTCCTGGGCACCCGCCCCGAGGCCATCAAGCTGGCCGGCGTGATCCGCGCCCTGGGCGAGGACGCCGCCGTCATCCACACCGGCCAGCACTACGACGAGAACATGTGGGGCCGGGTCCTCAATGACCTCGCCGGCGTCAGCGTCACCGACCACATCGCCATCGGCGGCCGCACCCGCGGCGAACAGGTGGGCCTGGCCACCCAGGAGCTGACCCGCTACCTGGTGCAGCACCCGGCCCGCGCCGTCGTCGTCCAGGGGGACACCAACTCCACCCTGGCCGGGGCGCTCGCCGCCAACATGCTGGGCATCCCCGTCATCCACGTCGAGGCCGGCCTGCGCAGCCACGACCGGACCATGCCGGAGGAGATCAACCGCATCCTCGTGGACCAGGTGGCCGAGCTGTGCTGCGCGCCCGTCGAGCCCAATGCGGAGCAGCTGCGCACCGAAGGCGTCAGCGAGGACCGGATTGCCGTCACCGGCAACACCCTGTCCGATGCCCTGTCCACCCTGCAGATCGACGAGGCCGAGCGCACCCACCTGATGGCCCGCTACGGCGTGGAGAGCGACGGCTATGTGCTGTCCACCATCCACCGCGCCGGCACCGTCGACGACCGGGAGAAGCTGACCGCCCTGCTCAAGGGGCTGGCGGCCGTCGCCGAGCGCACCACCGTGCTGCTGCCGCTGCACCCGCACACCCGCAAGAACATCGCCAGCTGGGGACTTGAGGCGGAGCTGGGCAAGATCACCGTGATCGAGCCGCTGCCTCCCAAGGAATTCGTCACCCTGGAGGCCCACGCCGGCCTGATCATCAGCGACTCCGGCGGCGTCCAGGAGGAGGCCTGCCTCTTCCGCCGTCCGCTGCTGGTGGTGCGTGACTCCACCGAGCGTCCCGAACTGCTCGACGGCTGGTGCCGCCTGCTGGGTGACGAGGACCCGACCACGGCCATGGTGCAGGCGTGGGACGTCTCCGCCGGATGGCGTGAGCAGCTGGCGAACCGGGATTTCCCGTACCGCACCGATGAGGTCAGCGCGGGGATCGTCGACCAGATCAACAGCCGCTGGCCCGCCGCCCACCACGGGCACGAGCACGACGCATGA
- a CDS encoding polysaccharide deacetylase family protein, with the protein MNKPLASIGLDADNFWSYKRTHGDADWVERPSYLPVLTERMITSFSKHQIKPSVFVVGADAAAADGPDFVQALTEYGCEIGSHSYEHEPWLHLYSPQELRDELKRTEDALQAAGAPKPRGFRAPGFAMSPDLMRALVELDYDYDCSVLATWIGPVARQYYLRTNKTLTKSEREDRKALFGSLWDAGLPNKPFTWKAPCCEVDGRTLPAVQLTEVPVTVFPMARVPIHASYVIYLSGYSVPVAKAYIKTALAFCKVTGTQPSLLLHPLDLLDGSDAPGLEFFPGMNMPLGKKQEMLDFILEAFAKQYRLVNLAEHAESIKGIPVRERGIDVLARGREVNPAQPKN; encoded by the coding sequence GTGAACAAGCCACTGGCCAGCATCGGCCTCGACGCAGACAATTTCTGGAGCTACAAGCGCACCCACGGCGATGCCGACTGGGTGGAGCGGCCCAGCTACCTGCCCGTGCTGACCGAGCGGATGATCACCAGCTTCTCCAAGCACCAGATCAAGCCGTCGGTCTTCGTCGTCGGCGCCGACGCCGCCGCCGCGGACGGCCCCGACTTCGTCCAGGCCCTGACCGAGTACGGCTGCGAAATCGGCTCCCACTCCTACGAGCATGAGCCATGGCTGCACCTGTACAGCCCACAGGAGCTGCGCGACGAGCTGAAGCGCACCGAGGATGCCCTGCAGGCCGCCGGTGCACCCAAGCCCCGCGGCTTCCGCGCCCCCGGCTTCGCGATGAGCCCGGACCTGATGCGCGCGCTGGTGGAACTCGACTACGACTACGACTGCTCGGTGCTGGCCACCTGGATCGGCCCCGTCGCTCGCCAGTACTACCTGCGCACCAACAAGACCCTGACCAAGTCCGAGCGCGAGGACCGCAAGGCCCTGTTCGGCTCGCTGTGGGACGCCGGGCTGCCCAACAAGCCCTTCACCTGGAAGGCCCCGTGCTGCGAGGTCGACGGCCGGACCTTGCCCGCGGTCCAGCTGACCGAGGTGCCCGTCACCGTCTTCCCGATGGCCCGCGTGCCGATCCACGCCTCCTACGTCATCTACCTGTCCGGCTACTCGGTGCCCGTCGCCAAGGCCTACATCAAGACCGCCCTGGCCTTCTGCAAGGTCACCGGGACCCAGCCGTCGCTGCTGCTGCACCCGCTGGACCTGCTCGACGGCTCGGACGCCCCCGGCCTGGAGTTCTTCCCCGGCATGAACATGCCGCTGGGCAAGAAGCAGGAGATGCTCGACTTCATCCTGGAGGCCTTCGCCAAGCAGTACCGCCTGGTGAACCTGGCCGAGCACGCCGAGAGCATCAAGGGCATCCCGGTGCGCGAACGCGGCATCGACGTCCTGGCCCGCGGCCGCGAGGTCAACCCCGCCCAGCCGAAGAACTGA
- a CDS encoding FAD-dependent oxidoreductase has product MTEKWIVIGGGATGSHLALEGAKQGHQVTLVDKNPGLGGLTATETFTVNGSSFEVDRFYHVILESDELVLGLLGELRLKDTIRWTSAPAEIIEQGKQYPASSLGQMATLPMLKLTDRARIGASIAASLALPMKLADRMTAISWLGRTAGKSALDAFWGPILRAKLGTQADKVSATFMVSTFRRLVQARLKGAGDRFGILPHGYGPVFAAMQERVEKLGGQVLTGANATAINQADGIATVTLEDGRTLTGDRVFVTAPGPIASKLLPQLTATEHGQLTEAPYLGVVCGSFVLDHAPNDSYITYLIDDLGLTGVIGMHALMAEDATGGGKLVYLPHYCASDDPWFDETDDQLKQRLLDGLQQCFPNQSFDVLASSINRARHVVPLPLPGAGKPLAYQTSVPGIHVVSTAQNTTGTLNVEGSLAMANEAMAQINGGTK; this is encoded by the coding sequence ATGACCGAGAAATGGATCGTCATCGGGGGAGGCGCCACGGGCAGCCACCTGGCGCTCGAGGGCGCCAAGCAGGGGCACCAGGTGACCCTCGTCGACAAGAATCCCGGCCTGGGCGGCCTGACCGCCACGGAGACCTTCACGGTCAACGGGTCCAGCTTCGAGGTGGACCGGTTCTACCACGTGATCCTGGAGTCCGACGAGTTGGTGCTCGGCCTGCTCGGCGAGCTGCGCCTCAAGGACACCATCCGCTGGACCAGCGCCCCCGCCGAGATCATCGAGCAGGGCAAGCAGTACCCCGCCAGCAGCCTCGGCCAGATGGCAACCCTGCCCATGCTGAAGCTCACTGACCGGGCGCGCATCGGCGCATCCATCGCCGCCTCGCTGGCCCTCCCGATGAAGCTCGCGGACCGGATGACGGCCATCAGCTGGCTGGGCCGCACCGCCGGCAAGAGCGCGTTGGACGCCTTCTGGGGCCCCATCCTGCGCGCCAAGCTCGGCACCCAGGCAGACAAGGTCTCGGCCACCTTCATGGTGAGCACCTTCCGTCGCCTCGTGCAGGCCCGCCTCAAGGGCGCCGGCGACCGCTTCGGCATCCTCCCCCACGGCTACGGCCCCGTCTTCGCCGCGATGCAGGAACGCGTCGAGAAACTGGGCGGCCAGGTGCTCACGGGCGCCAATGCCACCGCGATCAACCAGGCCGACGGCATCGCGACGGTCACGCTGGAGGACGGCCGCACGCTGACCGGGGACCGCGTCTTCGTCACCGCGCCGGGCCCCATCGCCTCCAAGCTCCTCCCCCAGCTCACCGCGACGGAGCACGGACAGCTCACCGAGGCGCCCTACCTGGGTGTCGTGTGCGGCAGCTTCGTGCTGGACCACGCCCCCAACGACTCCTACATCACCTACCTGATCGACGATCTTGGCCTGACCGGCGTCATCGGCATGCACGCCCTGATGGCCGAGGACGCAACCGGCGGCGGCAAGCTGGTCTACCTGCCGCACTACTGCGCCAGCGACGATCCGTGGTTCGACGAGACTGATGACCAGCTGAAGCAACGCCTGCTGGACGGCCTCCAGCAGTGCTTCCCGAACCAGAGCTTCGATGTACTGGCCTCGAGCATCAACCGCGCGCGGCACGTCGTGCCGCTGCCTCTGCCGGGGGCGGGGAAACCCTTGGCGTACCAGACGTCCGTGCCCGGCATCCACGTCGTGAGCACGGCCCAGAACACCACGGGAACCCTGAATGTCGAGGGCTCCCTCGCCATGGCCAACGAGGCAATGGCGCAGATCAACGGGGGAACCAAGTGA
- a CDS encoding glycosyltransferase family 87 protein, protein MTSDRTTDLRRASTVLWLTVAAVGIAHIALCLAKQTPWGQPWRESNVVLLDFRDTIVAPGRFLLQGGNPYDPDTYLTAHPWAQEFDPYSPAWFLLAAPLAPLPMPVSAAIYLAGTTLLLAWSAHQLVSLVLPRWADVVAPAVALWMLVWYPSRVMGSTFLCTMGLILMLRCGSSLRTSSSWVPAAGLAFSLLKPQIGLWVCLLLLAWGAWRVVLRGLALELVLALPAVIACSVSAGGFLQFLDSIKRDIEHASSEASPTGLVGSESWRSDFAGLFMRLNDSAAPSWTLVVPAVIALVAAAWIWRVRPQHEVFWLVTVPVALLLPVHASYDILLAVVTAVCGIRLWRGTREAGTAVVAICAALPVLHIHRVTRALGIGNALGDTIDLLALCIAAILAVIHEHSSHYKPQTTPPRRAALTGR, encoded by the coding sequence ATGACAAGCGACAGGACCACTGACCTCCGACGCGCCAGCACCGTACTGTGGCTGACCGTTGCCGCTGTCGGTATCGCGCACATCGCCCTTTGCTTGGCGAAGCAGACCCCTTGGGGTCAGCCGTGGCGCGAGTCCAACGTCGTCTTGCTGGACTTCAGGGACACCATCGTCGCACCAGGCCGCTTCCTCTTGCAGGGCGGGAATCCCTACGACCCGGACACCTATCTGACCGCCCACCCATGGGCGCAGGAGTTCGACCCCTATTCTCCAGCATGGTTCCTGCTAGCCGCCCCACTCGCTCCCCTGCCGATGCCTGTCTCGGCAGCCATCTATCTTGCGGGTACCACCCTGTTGCTTGCTTGGTCAGCCCACCAGCTGGTCAGTTTGGTGCTCCCCCGTTGGGCCGATGTCGTGGCCCCAGCAGTCGCCCTGTGGATGCTGGTCTGGTACCCGTCGCGCGTGATGGGCTCGACCTTCCTCTGCACGATGGGGCTGATCCTGATGCTCCGCTGTGGAAGTTCCCTGCGCACGAGCTCATCCTGGGTGCCCGCGGCTGGCCTCGCATTCTCGCTCCTCAAGCCCCAGATTGGGCTCTGGGTGTGCCTCCTGTTGCTCGCATGGGGCGCTTGGCGTGTCGTGCTGCGAGGCTTGGCCCTCGAACTCGTGCTGGCCCTGCCCGCCGTCATTGCGTGCAGTGTGAGTGCCGGAGGTTTCCTCCAGTTCCTCGACTCCATCAAGCGGGACATCGAGCACGCTTCCAGCGAAGCGTCACCAACCGGGCTGGTCGGCAGCGAAAGCTGGCGCTCCGATTTCGCCGGCCTCTTCATGAGGCTGAACGACTCGGCAGCTCCCAGCTGGACCTTGGTGGTCCCAGCCGTGATCGCCCTCGTCGCAGCGGCGTGGATCTGGCGGGTTCGCCCCCAGCATGAGGTCTTCTGGTTGGTCACCGTCCCCGTTGCGCTCCTGCTGCCCGTCCACGCGAGCTATGACATCTTGCTAGCAGTCGTGACGGCCGTCTGCGGTATCCGACTTTGGAGAGGGACCCGCGAAGCCGGGACAGCCGTCGTCGCCATCTGTGCGGCGCTGCCCGTTCTGCACATCCATCGGGTGACCAGGGCCTTGGGCATCGGAAACGCCCTCGGAGACACCATCGACCTGCTGGCGCTCTGCATCGCCGCGATCCTGGCAGTGATTCACGAGCACTCGTCACACTACAAACCCCAGACGACACCGCCCCGACGCGCAGCCCTCACCGGTCGATAG
- a CDS encoding glycoside hydrolase family 16 protein — translation MSAQPPHGSPGAEPASPHVRRAPIAVAGVAVTLVIAASLARSALHETPEPMAAQEAAQAAGFDTLSFSTDFDDLTQVDLTGRGTKGKSWFVDRPFSPKLAADDLSVHDSVLTLDQSDNEGPNLAISSVSSLTGEGQTFRYGWFEARIRFNPANAPRSTGWPSFWMMSADHFKGTRNDLWGEIDIVELHHEPREAFKSGFSGSIWTHTGAQVNTRINRHHSKHVDTDWSAWHTYSCVWTPGEVVWFMDGREVLRHSYAANSQASRALDGDTGGQALVLGTGRDNPMEVDWVRVWQ, via the coding sequence ATGTCCGCCCAGCCTCCACACGGCAGCCCCGGCGCCGAGCCTGCGTCCCCGCATGTCCGTCGCGCCCCGATTGCGGTCGCCGGTGTCGCCGTCACGCTGGTGATCGCTGCATCCTTGGCCAGATCCGCCCTCCATGAGACACCGGAGCCCATGGCCGCGCAGGAGGCGGCACAGGCTGCCGGATTCGACACCCTGTCGTTCTCCACCGACTTCGACGACCTCACCCAAGTGGATCTGACCGGACGCGGAACGAAGGGCAAGTCATGGTTCGTGGACAGGCCGTTCAGCCCCAAGCTCGCGGCCGATGACCTCAGCGTGCACGACTCGGTCCTGACCCTCGACCAAAGCGACAACGAGGGCCCCAACCTCGCAATCAGCTCCGTGTCCTCACTGACTGGGGAGGGACAGACCTTCAGGTATGGGTGGTTCGAGGCACGCATCCGCTTCAACCCGGCCAACGCTCCGCGGTCGACGGGCTGGCCGTCCTTCTGGATGATGAGCGCCGATCACTTCAAGGGGACGCGCAACGATCTCTGGGGTGAGATCGACATCGTGGAACTCCACCATGAACCCCGCGAGGCGTTCAAATCCGGATTCAGCGGTTCCATCTGGACGCACACCGGTGCGCAGGTCAACACCCGCATCAACAGGCATCACTCCAAGCACGTAGACACTGACTGGAGCGCATGGCACACCTACTCATGCGTGTGGACACCCGGTGAAGTGGTGTGGTTCATGGATGGACGCGAGGTCCTGAGACACAGTTACGCAGCCAACTCGCAGGCGAGCCGTGCCCTCGACGGGGACACTGGCGGACAGGCTCTGGTCCTGGGGACCGGTAGAGACAACCCGATGGAGGTTGACTGGGTCCGCGTCTGGCAGTGA
- a CDS encoding glycoside hydrolase family 16 protein, whose protein sequence is MFAASDTYASKAQPTRTNDGNRVMLATATGASNASSDTLAYMDFDTTGIAPDARVESVSLRVYVQRNDRAGVGSPVVWSAPNGWDPTKLTWGNKPAYDPTVLNPAVQARAGSWVTIRLSPTRSINRGGHTALTMGYNAEGSRFTVDSIEAGNAPQLIVQVAGSSDMARTQTVQALSAPAPTSAPAPQPAAGSEPTNAPAPAPAPAQPAAASAPAPATQGGFGTLTFQDEFQDLSSIDLTGNGDTSKKWFTDRPFGFPKMPASDLSVSDGVLNLNQSFDNLNFGISTYSKKAKAGKSFKYGYYEARIAFDQTNDAAVSQVRGFPSFWGISRDHLLGTELSRYGEFDVMEAWHPPYARYDKPIIAGTIHDWFGGSDHMTVGNNVHYANDANMTEFHTYGALWTPGRVTWYMDGKQILTQKYSANAAPEPNYLGHPVGTYSVLDNEVGQVMILGSAPGIPMKVDYVRIWQ, encoded by the coding sequence ATGTTCGCTGCTTCCGACACCTACGCCTCCAAGGCCCAGCCAACGCGTACCAATGATGGCAACCGCGTGATGTTGGCCACGGCCACGGGTGCCTCGAACGCGTCTTCCGACACCCTCGCCTACATGGACTTCGACACCACGGGTATCGCGCCGGACGCTCGAGTCGAGAGCGTCTCCCTGCGTGTCTACGTCCAGCGGAACGACCGCGCGGGCGTTGGCAGCCCGGTGGTCTGGTCTGCGCCGAACGGTTGGGACCCCACGAAGCTGACCTGGGGCAACAAGCCAGCGTACGATCCGACGGTGCTCAACCCCGCCGTGCAAGCGCGAGCTGGCAGCTGGGTGACGATTCGACTGTCCCCCACTCGTTCCATCAACCGCGGGGGGCACACCGCCCTGACGATGGGCTACAACGCTGAAGGCTCCCGATTCACCGTGGACTCGATTGAGGCCGGCAATGCTCCCCAGCTGATCGTCCAGGTCGCTGGCTCGTCGGACATGGCCCGGACCCAGACCGTTCAGGCGCTTTCTGCTCCGGCACCCACCAGTGCTCCTGCGCCACAGCCAGCAGCTGGTTCGGAGCCGACCAACGCACCGGCACCGGCGCCGGCGCCGGCGCAGCCCGCGGCAGCCAGTGCCCCCGCGCCCGCGACGCAGGGAGGATTCGGCACGCTCACCTTCCAGGACGAGTTCCAGGACCTGAGCTCCATCGATCTCACCGGCAATGGTGACACTTCCAAGAAGTGGTTCACGGACCGGCCGTTCGGCTTCCCGAAGATGCCGGCCAGCGACCTGTCGGTCTCCGACGGAGTCCTGAACCTGAACCAGTCCTTCGACAACCTCAACTTCGGAATCTCGACGTATTCCAAGAAGGCAAAGGCGGGCAAGTCCTTCAAGTACGGCTACTACGAGGCACGGATCGCCTTTGACCAGACCAACGATGCGGCCGTCTCCCAGGTTCGCGGATTCCCGTCCTTCTGGGGAATCTCCCGCGACCACCTTCTGGGGACTGAGCTCAGCCGTTACGGCGAGTTCGACGTGATGGAGGCATGGCACCCGCCGTACGCGCGCTACGACAAGCCGATCATTGCTGGCACCATCCACGACTGGTTCGGGGGTAGCGACCACATGACCGTTGGCAACAACGTCCATTACGCCAACGACGCCAACATGACCGAGTTCCACACCTACGGGGCGCTGTGGACTCCTGGCCGGGTCACGTGGTACATGGACGGCAAGCAGATCTTGACCCAGAAGTACTCTGCCAACGCCGCACCGGAGCCCAACTACCTGGGTCATCCCGTCGGCACATACAGTGTGCTGGACAACGAGGTGGGTCAGGTGATGATCCTGGGCAGTGCGCCTGGCATCCCCATGAAGGTGGACTACGTGAGGATTTGGCAGTGA
- a CDS encoding O-antigen ligase family protein has protein sequence MSVQESGGEPKAGLHVSLLTALLVFVGVIFQHFEIVAVVGYPLTLGALAAFVLLYALTSRINRPLFGVVISLIVSMTALAAIFDPFHATPLGYVKTLGLCLVTVVFWLSALSGLEPRWPGRIDVAAVLFLALTIIVVLCALQSVLGFFGIETFFNPWGPFQYLYHYKVWMVPGSMPRAQGFYLEPSYVALTMTFLCGALLRLRHKEIATVVITAIGLLLAGSATGLAVFMLMVLAWGLGKRGRTVVISLLAAGAMVVFAGGYLISRLSSAGDSHSSANYRLIAPLPLLKYVLFHLPLGRPMGSVEQVTLEASLVNGTDVGTTIDNGLFLLVFYFGWIGLIASLTIVIGGFYWVYRAIRSKNASAPLLVWLTMCMHFNGGIFLPEFAMMMWLALALVLTRNLDPSTPHVPGDSS, from the coding sequence ATGTCCGTACAGGAATCTGGGGGTGAGCCGAAAGCTGGCCTCCACGTATCCCTGCTGACTGCGCTCCTGGTCTTCGTGGGGGTGATCTTCCAGCACTTCGAAATCGTGGCGGTGGTGGGCTATCCCCTGACGCTGGGGGCCTTGGCGGCGTTCGTGCTGCTGTATGCCTTGACATCGCGCATCAATCGCCCGCTCTTTGGGGTCGTCATCTCCTTGATCGTCTCGATGACGGCCTTGGCCGCCATCTTCGACCCCTTTCACGCCACGCCACTGGGATACGTCAAGACGTTGGGGCTGTGCCTCGTCACCGTTGTCTTCTGGTTGTCGGCCCTGTCTGGTCTGGAGCCCCGGTGGCCAGGGCGTATCGACGTGGCTGCCGTACTCTTCTTGGCGCTGACGATCATCGTGGTCTTGTGCGCGCTCCAGTCCGTGCTGGGCTTCTTTGGAATCGAGACATTCTTCAATCCGTGGGGGCCGTTCCAGTACCTGTACCACTACAAGGTATGGATGGTTCCAGGTTCAATGCCCCGAGCACAGGGCTTCTACTTGGAGCCCTCATATGTGGCGCTGACGATGACCTTCCTCTGTGGCGCCCTGCTGCGGCTGCGGCACAAGGAGATTGCCACTGTCGTGATCACGGCCATCGGCTTGTTGTTGGCGGGCTCGGCGACGGGCTTGGCGGTGTTCATGCTGATGGTGTTGGCGTGGGGCCTTGGAAAGCGTGGTCGCACTGTAGTCATCAGCCTCTTGGCCGCGGGGGCAATGGTCGTCTTCGCTGGGGGCTACCTGATCAGCAGGCTTTCGTCCGCTGGGGATTCCCACAGTTCGGCAAACTATCGATTGATCGCTCCACTTCCTCTGCTGAAGTATGTTCTTTTCCATCTGCCTCTCGGGCGTCCGATGGGTTCCGTGGAACAGGTGACCCTGGAGGCCAGTCTGGTCAATGGCACCGACGTTGGTACCACGATTGACAATGGTCTATTTCTTCTGGTCTTCTATTTTGGCTGGATCGGTTTGATTGCCAGTCTCACCATTGTCATCGGTGGTTTCTACTGGGTCTATCGGGCGATCAGGAGCAAGAACGCGAGTGCCCCGTTACTGGTCTGGTTGACCATGTGCATGCATTTCAACGGGGGGATCTTCCTCCCTGAGTTTGCGATGATGATGTGGCTCGCGTTGGCGCTCGTCCTCACCCGAAATCTTGATCCATCCACACCCCACGTCCCAGGAGACTCTTCATGA
- a CDS encoding glycosyltransferase codes for MSTDRPLLSVLTVTFRDLPGLKATLDSLVPIMDTAGDRVEVLVQDGGTEGVEHVVSDYPWAVLESAPDGGIYDGMNHAIARSRGEFGWFLNGGDVSVIEDFAPIERFLTDNRGALCLFDYELDMGDHNVSRSARDAKYIAHALPTSHQAIMYPADELRREGYDLSFKVTGDYAITARMLAAGMQTATLHRPVARFVTGGTSQQHAKRLAAEAGRVQREILGSPMPLRLASQALHAVSRIRRDRATRTSQG; via the coding sequence ATGAGCACCGATCGTCCACTGCTGTCTGTCCTCACCGTCACGTTCCGTGACCTTCCCGGCCTCAAGGCCACTCTTGACTCGTTGGTTCCGATCATGGACACCGCGGGGGACCGGGTGGAGGTCCTGGTCCAGGACGGGGGTACCGAGGGGGTGGAGCATGTGGTGTCGGACTACCCGTGGGCGGTCTTGGAATCTGCACCTGACGGTGGGATCTACGACGGCATGAACCATGCCATTGCACGAAGCCGTGGTGAATTCGGTTGGTTCTTGAACGGCGGGGACGTGAGTGTCATCGAGGATTTTGCCCCGATCGAGCGGTTCCTGACGGACAACCGGGGCGCCCTGTGTCTTTTCGACTACGAGCTGGACATGGGTGACCACAATGTCAGCCGCTCGGCTCGTGATGCCAAGTACATCGCCCATGCACTGCCCACTTCTCACCAGGCGATCATGTACCCGGCGGACGAGTTGCGACGCGAAGGATATGACCTGTCCTTCAAGGTCACGGGGGACTACGCCATCACGGCTCGGATGTTGGCGGCTGGCATGCAGACAGCGACCCTTCACCGGCCGGTTGCCCGTTTCGTCACGGGAGGCACGTCACAGCAGCACGCCAAGCGCTTGGCGGCCGAGGCGGGCCGGGTCCAGCGCGAGATCCTGGGCAGCCCGATGCCCCTGCGTCTGGCGAGCCAAGCTCTTCATGCCGTGAGCCGGATCCGTCGTGATCGCGCTACTCGAACCTCCCAGGGCTGA